A single genomic interval of Gammaproteobacteria bacterium harbors:
- a CDS encoding response regulator, with protein sequence MATNILIVDDERAILFAMREYFAAFGYDVDCARDKQEAKALLDHRTYAVLISDLRLSGAGDTDGLDIAAYARARNPAMRSILLTAYGTPEIERSAHALGIDVCLSKPRPLDEIVETVAELMNEKT encoded by the coding sequence ATGGCAACTAACATACTAATCGTTGACGATGAGCGCGCCATCCTGTTCGCAATGCGGGAGTATTTCGCCGCCTTCGGCTACGACGTCGATTGCGCGCGCGACAAACAGGAAGCGAAAGCCTTGCTGGACCATCGTACGTACGCTGTGCTGATCTCCGACCTGCGTCTTTCGGGCGCCGGCGATACTGACGGTCTGGACATCGCGGCCTACGCACGTGCGCGCAATCCGGCGATGCGCAGCATCCTGCTCACCGCTTACGGCACACCGGAGATCGAACGGTCCGCCCACGCGCTCGGCATCGACGTGTGCCTCTCCAAACCGAGACCGCTGGATGAAATTGTGGAAACGGTAGCCGAGCTGATGAACGAAAAAACCTGA
- a CDS encoding response regulator — translation MKPRLLLVDDNRTILFAMREYFAERGYRVSCACTKNEAETLLAEHAYTALITAGTDPLSGFR, via the coding sequence ATGAAACCGAGACTGCTGCTGGTTGACGATAATCGCACCATCCTGTTCGCGATGCGGGAATACTTCGCCGAACGTGGCTACCGTGTGAGTTGCGCTTGCACCAAGAATGAGGCTGAGACTTTACTTGCCGAACATGCTTATACGGCGTTAATTACGGCTGGAACTGACCCCCTATCCGGATTTCGATGA